ggagagggaaaggaggcgggggggacacacacacggaaCGCCGGCACCCAGGCCCACCGTCGGCTCCGGCGTCAGGCGGTGGTCCCGCTACGGTGGTCGCGGTGCTGCGTCGGCCACCGTGGGGTCAGCTAAAGGCACGCTGGTCACCCATGCCGGCCCCCCGGGTGGTGGCACGGGGAGAGGGTTtgcggtggggatgggggaaactgagtcacgCCGGGGCAGCCACGGGGGTGGTGGCCGGATTGAGCCCCCTGCACCGcggtgccacccccctgccacggcTGGGACACCCCCATAGCAGGAGGATGACTCAAAAACGGGGTTTTTCAAACAGCTACAGGCTCTgtctgcccggggtgggggggggcgttATTCAGACACCCCCCCACTCTGCTCTCACCCTCTGCAGCCCCAAGGGACAGAACCTCAGGGTCGAACATCGTGCAGGTGGGGGGCAACGGGTGTGCGGGATCCCCGGATTTTGGGATGGCTCATGGAAACGCTGCTTGTGAAACAGCCCCGCAGCCCTGAGCGCAGCCCGGGGGGAGGCAGagccgtgtgtcccccccggcccctctcccagGGGACACATCCCCCAGCGTCACCCCGGGGGGCTGCGCAACACCCAGCGCCAGCACCGCAGGGACCCTCCCCCCCCCGACTTCTCCTTGCCCACGCGAGCCCCCACCAAACAGCGCCAGGGCGAGGAGCCCGGCCAAGCCGGGGGGGTgctcccccccaaacccccgccATGCACCGCGGCAGCCCGGGGATGCCGGCGTGTCCCCACGCTTTGAAGGCTCAGCCGCCGCCACGCCGGGGTTGGCAGCCGGCGGGCAAAGCTAACcttcggggggcggcgggggggggggggggggtgttggtgggggtGGCAgcaaaaagaagggggggggacGCACGACACGCCACGCTCCAacccctgccagcacccaccctCCGGCAGCACGGCCACCCTCCCCAGGCGTCGGAGCCAGGAAAGCCATCCCTTCGCCTCCTTGCCCGCAACTTGCCCGGCtcgccgaggcagcggggaggaagGCGAGGAAGAGCgcggccccagcccagctgccggcGGAGCCGCGGATACACGCATTTAAATCACTTATATCTTTACTTTCTCTCCGCGCTGGCTGTGAGAtgggcttgcttgcttttttttttttttgcttttttttttttttgcctttttttttccccccccccccttcttcttctttttttttttgcatgcgtAATTAGGGGGTGGAACAGATGGCGGAGGGTTCGTTTAAAGTAATGCATCCATTAAAATAACCTTCGCTGTCGGGGACTGCGCTCCGACAGGGGCCTGTTTcaccgggggcggcggggagggagttgaaaggggggggggggggctttgttCTGTaaggagtggtggtggtggtggggggtgtcaggAGTTTGGGAAGGCAGCCGGAGCGCAGGTTCCCTTTGGGATGCATCACCCTGGGATGaaagctggcggggggggggggggtgggtggtggtggtggtggtggcggggcagggggggggaagCTGGTCAGGCTTAGAGGAGATGGATGGTGCTTGAGAGCCGGGATCAAACTGGGGGCCAAACTGGGGGTTTGAAACCGGTCCTCTCCTGGGCTCCGTTTCCATAGCAATATGATGGCAGCGAGATGGCGGGGACGCGAAAAAGCCAGCCAAGGGCCAGCGGCCAGCCCTCCGGCATCTCCCAGCTTGGGGAAGGATGCCACGGGGCGGGCACGGTCCCCGCCGTCCCCCACAGGGGGGGCAGCTCCGGCCGGGACCCCCGGCCGGAGCTGCCCCCCCTGTGGGGGACGGCGGGGACCGTGCCCGCTTACGCGTGTGTcatccccccctccgccccgccacCCCGAACCCTAAAACCTCCCCAAAAATAGGCCGGAGGAGGACATTTCGTTTTGCCACGCAGCCGCCTTTCCCGTTTCAAATCCCGGGTTcccgggagaggcaggagggcttTGTTCAGGCACCGGAGGAGCGGAGGCCAGAGAAAGCAGGAATGCCCTGCCAGCTCTTGTGTTTCACTCCCGAGGAATGccggggagggagagaaagagagagagaggagaggggggggaaaacgCTTTTTCTCCCCCCCTACACCAGCCCCGATGGGCGCCCAGCCCGGCCGCAGGGTGCCGAGGTtccgggaggaagaggagaagggatgAAGGACGGGGAGGATGCAGGACGTCGGGCGGATGCGGCGGTACCACCATGCGCGTagccggggctggcagcggggtgggctgggggtggtgatgggggacacgcacacacacacacacatgacaACACACGAtggcaccccccccacacacacacaccccccactcCCGGGGTGGCACGGTGACGCCGAGCACCGCGCCGGCTGGGTCGGAGCAGCCGGAATAATTCAGAGCGGGAGCAAAATATGACGCCCTTGtcctggaggagaggagaagcgcccccccaccccacccccccaccaccccccaaggggtacctccccccgccaccccccatcCCAAATCTGGGGGGGGCTCCAGAGCGGTAGCCACCGGGGAAGAGGCCGGGGAAAGGCGAGAGCAGCAGCGAAGCCGAAGCCGCCCATGTGCATTCGAATATTTAGTGTGCGCTTGCCGAGGTGCTTCTGCTGCGCCGCGTTTGAAACACCAGAGAGGTGGgaactgggggaggaggggggagggaaagggggggaatgGGGTGAAAATGCCAGGGCTGCACTTGGTGGGGGGGGTTCTCTCCTTTTCCAGCTTGGGGGGGCAAGGTTGTCCCCCCGGCCGCAGCACAGGGAGGGCCGGGACACGCTCAGCTTCGCCCAGAGCCCTGCGAAAGCTGGGTCCCGCctcgccgccccctccccggccacagCCCCCAGGCCCCGCGGAGCTGCgcgtctctccctcctcttcctcctcctcttcctcctccagcccctaTGCACCTCGCCggtcccctgccctcctcccgcTCTCGGGCACCCTGAGGTGTCCCCAAGCACCGCTTGCGGCCCAGGGGACGGTTGATGCCAGCAGCGGGACAGGGCCACTGTTCTCGCCAACGCCTCCGTGCCCGGTGCCGGGGGCAGAGAGCGAGACGCCGACGGCAGCGGCGGCGTGCCAAGGGCGGCAATGGGCGAGGGACCGAGGGGACGACACGCGGGATGGCGGCTGCCGGAGAGATGCCAACAGCCAAGAGGGGATGGCAGCAGGACCCGGACCGCGGGGTGACAGGGGTCCCTAGGCCACCAAGCCCCTCCGGTtcgccctccccggccccacgcCCGCGTCCAGGAGCAGCCGCCGTGCCTGCCCGCCGAGGGACACCGGGCTTTGCCCCACAGCCCCGTCCCCCAGTCACCGAgccccccgctccgccgcccccacCTTCCCGCTTGCCGATCCCAAACTCCCCCGGCTCATCCCTGTCCTCTCACCTGCCATCAGCCTCCCCCCAACGCACCCCTTCgcttaaccccccccccccagcgttTCGGCCGGTCCCTTTGGCGCACCTCAACACCCTCAGCTCATCCCGCTTCCCCGGCCGGCGATCCGCCCTGGGCTGGCCGGGGGGAGCGGGTGGAAAACTGGTCCCAAAAAAACCTTCCGCGCCGACTCCGCCAGGCTCTGCGGGTCTGGGGGGGCCGCGGGCTGGCCCCCCGCTCGCCAAGAACAATAGCGCCTTGTTCCAGCCCGGCTCCGTCCTCTCCTGCCGGGCTGcaaacacctccctgggcaatgTGCTGGCCACTCTCACCTCTACGTCTCTCTCGCTgtttcccagctccctcctgaCAAATCCCCGTTCCCGATCGCTTCTCCTCCCCGCGGGTCCATATTAAGCTACATTCTCCTTTCAGCTGGGTGGAAAACAGCAGTAATAACCATGTGGAGAGAGCCGTGCCCCCCACCTCCACTTCCCTCCCACTTTGGGGTTCaaatttcatttcagcaaaaaagCTTCCCCCGCCTCCAATTTCTTCCCCCAAACCGAGTTCGCTGTCGTCTCGTCTGATCTCGGCAGGGGCCGTATggatgctcagctcctcctggttCAGGATCTGCTGCCAATCTGGACCTCGCAAACTGGTTCTCACACGGCTCCCGCCTAGCGCCTCCCTCTCCGCATTTATTGTCCCTCCTCAGCCACCCAGCCCCAGCTTGCTCCCCGCCACCCCGCGCTCATgccaccccgctccccgccaccgtGCTCCCCGTGCCGCTCTGCCACCCGGCTCCTTGCTCCTTTGCTCCCTGCCACCCCACGCCTGCCACCCCACTCTCCTGCCACCCGTCCCTCAGGCCACCCTGCTCCCCATGCCACCCCGCTCTCCAGCCATCCCGCTCCCCATGCCACCCTGTCACCGTTCCCCACGCCATGCCACCCTGCTCACTGCCGTCCTGCTCCCCATGCCACTCTGCCACCCGGCTCCTTGCTCCCTTGCTCCGTACCGCCCCACGCCTGACACCCTGCTCCCCATGTcacccagctctcctgccacccctccctCATGCCACCCTGTTCCCCATGCCACCACACTCTCCTGCCACCCGTCCCTCATGCCACCCTGTTCCCCATGCCACCACACTCTTCTGCCACCCGTCCCTCATGCCACCCTGTTCCCCATGCCACCAcactctcctgccacccctccctCATGCCACCCTGTTCCCCATGCCACCACACTCTCCTGCCACCCGTCCCTCATGCCACCCTGTCAACCTGTTCCCAGGCCATGCCACCCTCCTCACTGCCGTCCTGCTCCCAtgccaccctgctccctgccatCCTGCTCCCCCTGCCACTCGGCCACCCAGCTCCTTGCTCCCTTGCTCTGTACCACCCCACTCGCCTGCCACTCATCCCTCATGCCACCTGCTCCCCATGCCACCCTGTCACCGTTCCCCAAGCCATGCCACCCTGCTCACTGCCGTCCTGCTCCCTGTGACACTCTGTCACCCCTGCTCCCTTGCTCCACCCCACCCTGCCACTCTGCTCTCCTGTCACCCATCCCTCATGCCACCCCGCTCTCCAGCCATCCCACTCCCCATGCCACCCTGTCACCGTTCCCCACACCATTGCCACCCTGCTCACTGCCATCCTGCTCCCATGCCACCCCGCTCCCTGCCACCATGCTCCCCGTGCCACTCTGCCACCTGGCTCCTTGCTCCGTACCACCCCATGCCTGCCACCCCACTCTCCTGCCACCCGTCCCTCAGGCCACCCCACTCTCCAGCCATCCCGCTCCCCATGCCACCCTGTCACCGTTCCCCATGCCACCCTGTCACCGTTCCCCATGCCATGCTACCCTGCTCACTGCCATCCTGCCTCCCCGTGCCActctgccaccctgctcccctgctTCATGCCACCCTGCCACTCTGCCTTCCCACTCTCCGGCCATCCCACTCCCCGTGCCATGCCATCCTCCTCACTGCCATCCTGCTCCCATGTCACCCTGCTCCCTGCCATCCTGCTCCCCCTGCCACTCGGCCACCCAGCTCCTTGCTCCCTTGCTCCGTACCACCCCACTTGCCTGCCACTCATCCCTCATGCCATCCTGCTCCCCGTGCCACTCTGTCACCCTGCTCCCCTGCTTCATGCCACCCTGCCACTCTGCCATCCCACTCTCCGGCCATCCCGCTCCCCatgccaccctgtcaccctgttccccatgccatgccatcctcCTCACTGCCATCCTGCTCCATGCCACCCCGCTCCCTGCCATCCTGCTTCCCGTGCCACTCTGTCACCCTGCTCCCTTGCTCCATGCCACCCTGCCACTCCGCCACCTCACTCTCCTGCCACCCgtctctcctgccaccctgctccccgtGCCACCTGCTCCCCGTGCCACCCCTGCTtcctgccaccctgtcccccaTACCATGCCACCCTGCTCCCCATGTCACTCTGTCGCCCTGCTCCCTTGCTCCATGCCACCCTGCCACTCTGCCACCCgtctctcctgccaccctgctccccgtGCCACTCTGTCGCCCTGCTCCCTTGCTCCATGCCACCCTGCCGCCCATCTCTCATGCCGCCCTGCTCCCCATGCCACCCGGCTCCCTgccaccccgctccccccgccaccctgtCCCCCTCGCCAtgccaccctgctccctgccatCCTGCTCCTGTGCCGCCCATGCCCCGCACCATGCCACCACGCTCCCGCGCCCCCCGCTCCCTGtcaccccgctccccgccaccccGCATCCGGCGACACAcagcctggcgggggggggccgcgCTCCCCTGCTTCTGCCGGGGCGCATCCATCCCCAACCCAACCGCCGAGTTTGCCGGGCGAGATTTATTCCCGGCGAATTCCCGGGGAGGGGGAtgcagcggggagcggggcggcccctcCATCGCCTCCGGGCCGAGCAGCCTCTCGCATTCCCGCAGCTGAAGAGCTCGTCTCCCTCGCCCGAGGCGCTCCGGCCTCCTCCAGATATTTTAGGCCCAGGTTTTGGGAGGAATGTTACAGGCGCCGAGCCCAAGCCCagcgctgaagtcagcaggaggcGAAGAGCCTGCGCGGGGCTCggggccccgggggcggcggcggccatgggatgggattgggatgggatggggttgggatgggatgctGCTCCCTCCGCCTGGAGCTCGTTTAGCGGCGGGAAGGGCAGAGGTTGGAGCCGGCGGATGCCAGCACGGCTTCGCTCTCCCTCCGAGAGGATCAATACCACATTTcgacgctccccccccccccttccccggctcccCGCACCGCGCCGGTACGGGCTCCGTCGGCGCTCGCCCGCGTCCATGCCTGGCGGGGGGTGGGCTTCGGCACGGGGAAGGGGGTCCCTGCCACTGTGCGTCCCCGGGAGGGATGGTCCCCACCACTTCTGTCCCCGTCCCCTTCACCGAAGGAGGTATTTTCGCCACGGTGGCGTGTCCCCTGCCAGCACCTGCACAGACCCACCTTCATCacacccccccagctccatccccacaCACCAAACCCTACCTGCGCACGTGCCAACACCTCCCGCGGACcccccctctgccttcccaccccctcgcagccccctccctgcccctctgtcccccgtCCCCACACCCCCGGCCACCCTCCCTGTGCCGTGGCAGCTCATCacacctcccagcccagctgggtgtccccggggagggtgggggggggacacaggcacgCACTTGGCCTTGCCGCAGAGGGAGTCCCCGCCGTCGGCCCGCCCTTGTCACGGCCCCGCTGGCACGACGGCGCCCTGCGTGCTCCGACAGGTGAGCCCGCGGGCAGCGTTCCTGCCTGGGCCGGGAAATGTCCCCACCGGGCAGCCGNNNNNNNNNNNNNNNNNNNNNNNNNNNNNNNNNNNNNNNNNNNNNNNNNNNNNNNNNNNNNNNNNNNNNNNNNNNNNNNNNNNNNNNNNNNNNNNNNNNNNNNNNNNNNNNNNNNNNNNNNNNNNNNNNNNNNNNNNNNNNNNNNNNNNNNNNNNNNNNNNNNNNNNNNNNNNNNNNNNNNNNNNNNNNNNNNNNNNNNNGGCGAAAAGGGGGGAGCCGACGGATTTTAATGAGCTCCCCGGAGGCATCGCTCCGcacccccccctcaaccccccccccccctttctttctccttttttccccctcccgcCTCTTCTTCTCACGCCCGGGGAACCGATGCTCTGAAACACAACCCTTCGGTGGcgaggctggaaaaaaaaaaaaaaaccacagggcacattttttcttcctccccccccccaccccccagcctcaAAcaccctcctccttttccctcctcgcctcccccagctttttttttttttttttttttttttttttttttttcctgctctcctgccgATGCCAAAGACCCAGCCGGGCTCTTGTGCTTTCACTCGCAGCTGCAGCTGCCGATTTTCGCTGTAAGCCCTTGTGCCTAGAAGGCCCAGAGCGAGGGATTCTGGGACGCGGTGATTGAAGACAGCACCAGCGCGGAGACCATTGCTCAGACTTTCCCTGTCTGTCGCCCCAGCGCTCAACCCACAGAGAGGGAgcgaggggttggggggggggggaagaagggggggaaaaaaaaaaaaaaggggggggggcagggtgggggaggggaaaaaaaagggggggaggaaaaaaagaggggataaaaagaagggagggaaaaaggggggagaaaaagagggaggaaaagaggggggaaaagaggggggggaaaagagggggggaaaagagggggggaaaagagggggggaaaagaagaaaagggggggggaaaagaagaaaagggggggggaaaagaagaaaaggggggggaagaagaaaaggggggggaagaagaaaagggggggaagaaaagaaagggggaagagagggaaaaaagggggggaaaggaggagaaaagggggggaaaggaggagaaaagggggggaaaggaggagaaaaggggggtgggaaggaggaaaagggggggaaaggaggagaaaagggggggaaaggaggagaaaaggggggtgggaaggaggagaaaagggggggggaaggaggaaaagggggaaaagaaaaaaaaaaaggagggaaaaaaataaaactggccTGGCACtcgccccttcccacccccacagaGCGGCACGCTCCGCTGCGCCGGCACCGAGCACCCCAGCCTTCGCCCGGCTCAGGCAGcccacggggccgggggggagctcCCCAGCCCTGCGACACCCCCACCGAGTGCCGGCTGCTTTGCTTCGCGACGCCAaacccccccccctctccccgcaccGCCGGCGCGCCGGGTGCCTCTCACCGCGCAGCCCCATCGCACGTCGCCTTAAAAACTGGCGGCGGGCACCTTGGTGGCACCCCGTTTGTTCCCCCTCTGTGTTATTTtgctggaaaaataataataataataaaaaaaataataataatagcgcGGGCTTGGCGCCGCCGTTTGCGGCACGGGGTAAAtagcggggtgcggggggaggcgACGCCGCGCGCGATGCCGGGTCCTCGTGCGAAGCCGAAACGCTCCCCCAGCGTGGGACCGTGGGGATGCACCCCGGAGCCAAGCAAACACCCACGGCGCATGTCACCACGTCCCCTCGGCATGCAAactcccccccccacaccaccaccaccaccaaagggAGGGGGGTCCCCCCCAGCGCCCGGGTGCTGGTCCCACGGGACCaaatccctgccctgcagcacatGCACTGGGCCCAGGCACCGCTCAGCGCCTGTCCCCGAGGTACAGCAGGAACGATTCCAGCCCGGACGCATGGAGGGGGAGCGGAGGGAACCAtgctgtgacccccccccacacacacacccatgcAAGAGGAGGGAGCCTGCAGAGCATCTCCCAATCCAGCCGAGCCCTCGCACCCCGAGAACCGCCGTCTCCCCGAGGACCGCGGCCGGACCACGCATCCCAACCCCGAAGttgggcgggcggcggggctgggaggggacgaCGGCGAAGTtgaggaggggacacacacacacacacacacacacacacacacgcaacaCACATCTGCGACGCATTCAGGGGCCATCCCGCATCCGGGCAGCACGGCCACAGCCCAGCATCCAGCCGGCCGGCCCCGGAGAGGGAGAGCCCTGCCCTAACGCCAGGCAAAAATTCCCCCCTCTCCGCCATCCCTCCCAATCCCCCCACACCACGCTCCCGTTAACGAGCCCGGAAGAAGGAAACAGCCCTCCCCACCGCTGCCCTGTTTACCAAGAGCTGGTTCCAAGCACTCGGGAGAATAGCAGGAGCATTTCAAGGCCCTGTTTCCACTCGGCTGACACACACTATTTATAGAAGCCCACAATTCTCCCAGAGCTTTCCTCGGGATCTCAGCAGAAATAGCCCGCCCCGggtccctgctgcctcctctaAGGAGGCCAGGGCAAGCGCTGGCCCCCCCAGGCTTCCCGTAACCTTCCACGGGCTTCCATCGCTTCTCTaccgccggccgccccgctcccggcgtGTGTCCTTGGCCACCACTGTCCCCGCTACGGTGCCAACCCTTcattcccacccccaccccccccccaaaaaaaaaaacaaccacccccgGTCATCTCCACCTCCTGCCGGATCGGTTGCCGACGGGCACGCGGTGGCTACGGCGGGTGCGCGGTGGCTGCGGCCGGCGGCCGCTTGCCGGAcggtgggaaggagggagggaaccGGACTGTGGTTCACGGGGTTGGTGGTGggaagaaggcgggggggggggaggacaggggactggggcttgggggggacaAGGCGGGGGGGGCCACCTCCCGCCTGACTGCATCGGAGCGCGGCGGAGCCCCGGGGGACTCGCACCGGGGATGGAGTTGGCCTATTCAGGTTACAGAGACATGGCAGAGCGGAATTTGGCGTCGCGccatcccttctccagcccccccccccctcacccccccccccccgcctccccaccaccaccaccaccaccaccctcccctgcAAATTCCTCAGCCCAGCAGGAGAAGCCAGTGTAAGGGGAcacctgggggggggtggggggggtggtggcgaggaaaggaggtggtggtggggggaggcctgggggtggggggggcccccCGATTTGGACCACGCGCCCCCAACGCCCGCCGGCGCCTGGGTggaaggggagcggggcaggatgCGTGCCCGTCGCCCCGGGGGGTTCGCTTCTGCTCTCTGTCACGCCAGGATAAATCTGGAGCGACTCCACCGCGCGCCCGGGGCTCGCGGCGGCACACAATGAGCTCAGCCCCTGGCTTTCGGTGGCCCTCCTGGCAACCACGGGCCGAGGGGCTTGGATGCACGAGGCCACCTTGTCACGGGCTGGGGCCACATCGTgtgtcccaccccccccagcacgtAAACAAGCGGGGACCCAGGTGTCACTCCACCTGCCCCAGGGCCTTGGGGACACCAAACACGTCCCCGGGGTGGGCAGAGGGTCTCGGCGTTGGCATGACCCCATGAGGTGactccagccccc
Above is a window of Chroicocephalus ridibundus chromosome 19, bChrRid1.1, whole genome shotgun sequence DNA encoding:
- the LOC134525310 gene encoding basic proline-rich protein-like; the encoded protein is MPPGSLPPRSPRHPVPLAMPPCSLPSCSCAAHAPHHATTLPRPPLPVTPLPATPHPATHSLAGGGRAPLLLPGRIHPQPNRRVCRARFIPGEFPGRGMQRGAGRPLHRLRAEQPLAFPQLKSSSPSPEALRPPPDILGPGFGRNVTGAEPKPSAEVSRRRRACAGLGAPGAAAAMGWDWDGMGLGWDAAPSAWSSFSGGKGRGWSRRMPARLRSPSERINTTFRRSPPPLPRLPAPRRYGLRRRSPASMPGGGWASARGRGSLPLCVPGRDGPHHFCPRPLHRRRYFRHGGVSPASTCTDPPSSHPPSSIPTHQTLPAHVPTPPADPPSAFPPPRSPLPAPLSPVPTPPATLPVPWQLITPPSPAGCPRGGWGGDTGTHLALPQRESPPSARPCHGPAGTTAPCVLRQLQLPIFAVSPCA